CTGAAGGCTGGCAAGTATTCGTGATTTGGATAGGCGCATTAGTGTATCCAGCCGGTGGGCTTGAAATCTACCCAGGCGCCAAGGCGGTGATCGCAAGCATCTCGATCCCGTTCGGTGAAATAACATCGGCCGCACTGTGAGCAGCGCACTGGCTGCCAGTCGTCTGGAACATCGACGCGCATATGATCAGAACCGCAGTCGCAATCGTCCTCAAGCCGGCCGCAGATCGTGCAGAACAACTCGCCATCAATGAATTTTAGCATCGATCATCTCTTCCATGAGTACCCCGAGTTTTGCGCATCAGCTGCCGGAGGTGCCGCCGTTTGGCCTTTGCTTCAGCGGCATAGCGACCATGTCTCCGGCGTGCCTTTCTAGACCGTTCCAATCCCTCAAGCGTGCGAGGACCCGGTGCTCTTGCCTCCATGGAGACGACAGCGGCCATTTCTCATCGCCGGCGCTTTGCAAGGGATTCCTTTCCGTGTCTTAGCCCCACACCTAGGTGATGCGTGGGTCTTTTGCATGGGATTCATTGTCGCGTTCTCGTTCCCGCCCTCAGCCAAAGCCCGGACAGCATCGAATTGTACGTAGGCAATTAGGTACCCCTTGCGGTCATCGCTTTTGGCGACGTTCATGACCGCATCGTCAAACGACTCGCCAGTCTCTGCGATGCGCTTTTCGACCTCGGCGAACACCAGACGATAGTCTGCGTCGCTTGGCTCTTCCGTATCACCCGCAAGCCAACCGGGGTGTAGCGGGGTCGGTTTTTTGTCATTCATCGTCTGGCTTGAAGGGGACCAGTCTGGCCGGATCCGGTTCCATCGGGCGTAACTTAGGCGGTCCGCTCAACTCTGGATCGTCTTCGCCGCCCTCGCCGGTTGGTAGTGGTATCCCCGGTCCCAGTGCCCTGCCACCAGATTGATTGAAAAACACCACGTCTATCAATTGCGACACCGCCTTGCCACCGGCATTGGTCGAGCGAAACTTCTCCCACTTCTTGTCGTGCAGGATATCAACAAATACCTGCAATCGATGTTGCTTGTTTTTTTTCGCCGCCACTTCCATAAGTTCCAGGTATTCCGAGCGGATATCTTTCCTGACGAGCTTTGTTTCAGTAGCCTTTCGCGAACTCGGACGTTTTTTAGGTTGACCGGCACCTTTACGCTTACCGCCGCGCCGTTCTGCTCTGTTTGCCGCACGGGAGCGTGCATTCTTGCGCGTTCGAACTGTTTTGTTACCGGTACTCACACATTTGCCTATATATCGGATATCAAAAGTTGCGAATCCAAATGCCACCGAGGGGTACCTAATCGCCGAACATCGGCCCCCTCCCGCCTTGGCCCCCTTAGCAAATAAATTTATTTGTTTATCACCATCACGTTCATGCTTCGGCAAGTAATCCCCATTCTCAAAGGTCTTTAGCGCATGGCAGTTCGCCACACGTGCCGCGCTTCGGACGTATCTCGACTAGCCGATCTTCTCCAAACTGGGCCTCAAGGGCCTGTCGGGCATTGTTCAGATCAACGCCTGGAGGAGCGAGGAACACCAACCAGCTTGGCGAATCAGTCAGTCTGTACTCGTAAACACCACGGGTGGCGGGGTTTACATGAGCATTACGGGCCAGGCATTCGTTCCAGTCGCCCGTTGTAGTTATTTCGCTTAATTCGCTTTTTTCGCCATAGCTGGTCGAGCACGGCAACAAGTCATCATCGCCTTTGTCATCCGGCATTGTTCTATCGAGAATCTCACGCGCCATATCCAAATACTTGCCCATTCTCAATAACCTCTATTGCGAAATAAGCGAAATTGGCGAAATAAGTCCCTCATGTTGCGAACCACACTTCTACTGGTCGCCCCACCGTCTTTTTATCCTGCCTAACGTCGGCGAGCTTCTCGCGCTTCAACAGGTCCAGAGCACGACCGATTGCCTGTGCGTCCTTGTGACGTTTGAATAGGCCCGAGATCTCGGTACGAGTCAGTCCACCACGATCACGATTCGCACGCAAAGCGCGAAGGATGTCATCCGCTACTGGATCACCCACAGCGGTCCCGAACACGTATCGGGCGGATGCCTCGGCATACTCCCACACAGCTAGCGCCGCCTTTAGGTGATGTGCATTGATGTGTGGCGATTGATCTAGGAGCGCATACAACATGGCGAGTCTCATTACTTGGGCCTCGGCTCGTGATGTCACGGCACCGAAAAGGCCAGGGAGTCCTTCCGAAAGTTCTGGATATACCCGCTGCCAAATAGTGCGTGCTTCAGTGTCCTTACAAAGGCAATCAACCGAGCGCGCAAATTCTAAAGCCTTGGTTACACGCTGAGCATAGGGGGTAAGCTTATGATGGCTGAGTTGTCCACCATCGGGCAGACATTTGGAACGCCGGACACATATGTA
The Gammaproteobacteria bacterium genome window above contains:
- a CDS encoding HGGxSTG domain-containing protein — encoded protein: MNDKKPTPLHPGWLAGDTEEPSDADYRLVFAEVEKRIAETGESFDDAVMNVAKSDDRKGYLIAYVQFDAVRALAEGGNENATMNPMQKTHASPRCGAKTRKGIPCKAPAMRNGRCRLHGGKSTGSSHA